The sequence TTATTAGGTACGATAAATAAGgattagataaaatatagacTTAGTTGTACATATACTTTATAGTAAGGTAGGTTAACTATCAATTTCCGTTtactaaaataagatatttaatattaaggtttttaatttgtataaaaaaaatcatagaaatATGGACGCATTGCTTGGTTTTCTTTAAAGTAACTTtctaatagataaaatataaatgtacctaAAACTAATTTGATTTTCCATTTAATTAACTAGCCTTTGTCatagtttcaattaatttaaagccTGCGTTAATTTGTAAGGTGGAGTAACAGTCTGccttaaagtaaaaaaacaaaaaacacgcACATACttacctaaaataatataaactcgTTTCAGTAAGTACCTCCCTACTATTatgattttaacaattttaaccaACCAATCCGTAAATATCAGTAAAATAATTCAAGCtgcgtataaataatttatatttgactctatttcaatttcaaaactgtcccgtttttttttttaaatttcgcatgATCTCTTGATTTAAACTCTTTGAAAGGTCAACGAAGAACAACGGTGTAAATGTAAAGGTCACATTGAACTACAAcagatcaaataaattatattcataatttttccGCGACATTTTTCAAGCGACTGATAAACCAAACATATTTACAGTgaatgttgaaataattaaattaaggtatcattatatacttagtttttatttgcatatttaaaaactattcatttgtttttttattatttcgttttgaattcgtttaatttttagtgaggtttttattaaaaacttacaaactatcaaaaataacttaatatgtaTCAGTAGTGTATTGCAACTCGTAGATAGATTGTACGTACAATGTtaaaactgaatttatttttaattttgatgtcattttgctataataattattattgagtcAAAAGGTAATTGGGTACCTATATTTTAGTGTTTGCTTATATTTTAGTAACCGTaatatttaaccaaataaatatatgatatctaCCTTATACCTAACTCTActcatgaaataaatacaacgtttttgcaattttaaataactataggCGATCCTTAAAACATAGAAAAAAGAGTCACATACCTACATAGTAGCTctgcttataaaaaattatattttgtataatgtataatatatttttaccaaataCCTAAATGTAATCGTATAATACTTATCGATGTCTATACATTAACACGGGCGTCTAACAGCTCGGTTGCACGCAGGCGCCGCGGGCGAGCAGCAGTATTCACTGCGGTGGAACGACTTCCACTCGGCCATGGTGTCGTCCTTCCGACGGCTCCGGGATGAGGAGGATTTCGTTGACGTCACGCTGGCCTGCGCCGGAGCTACGTTTACCGCACATAAGGTATTGTTACAACCCATGATACTGAAGGAAGCTTTACTAATCTTTTCTGTATATGTTTCTGCTTAAATGAATACTTAAGTGAATCATATCGTCTAAaagttaaaatctttattaaatatagaagtgttacatacacttgcttattgactgTAAAAAATCTATCACCGCGCCGGTTCGAAAAGAATAACTTTGTATCTAAGGAGAACCGTCGAAAGATACTCGGcggggtttttttttatctcatatttaacaattatggGTTttcttacaataacaaaatccTTTTCATTCGAAGTTTCCGAAATTCGATTATATCTAAGTCCAACACTGATTTTCTCCCTTTAATACGAATAAATCCGTCTTTACCTACTGAGTCACTTTCAAGccaatctttttaaatataactactcCCAAATGACTGTAACGATTACGGGCGGACATAAAAATGTAGAATATATgttaacaatattatgtttGCGCCTTGTTGGCAAGTCCAGAAACGTGTACACATCTATAAATAAGCATCAATGGACAAACATAGCTTAAACTAAGATGTATCACACTCAACTCCTATAACATAGATGTTCGTTATCACAGAGATCTTGTTTTGCCTAGGTGGTGCTATCAGCCTGCAGTCCGTACTTCCGAAGATTACTTAAGGCTAACCCGTGTCAGCATCCGATAGTTATACTACGAGATGTACACGACAAAGATATGGAGAGTTTATTAAGGTAGAGTTGAGATTTGTAGaacataaaacaattaagtatatcaggcttttaaatataacataaattacacaATTCCATGCATTACAGGTTCATGTATCAGGGTGAAGTTCATATTGGACAAGAGCAATTAAAAGAGTTCCTAAGAGCCGCTCAACTTTTACAAGTCCGAGGGTTGACCGACGTTCCTCCTCCGGCGCCGTTAGCTACACTCGATCAAAAGGCATCTCCGGTAAGGATACGAGCCGATCATAACAAAGTCGTCTTCGTTCGCAGCACTCATAAACAATCTacttaattaagtaaaaaaaatcactcGCCAGACGAGATCACTGAGACACATTTTTCCTCAAATTACGACATAGCATCGCAAAcatttcgaatataattaatgtgtatattaacgaaaataatattcaatatagcaTCATTAAAAATAGTATCGGATAGCAATGTGGCACTATTTTAAACGTCAGCAACCGCCATCATTAGAAAACTTTGAAATCGAACTCCAATAAGTATCCGATCCAAAGTATGCAAAATGTCTATCGACGCGCGCTCACGTGCCGCCCGTGCCCGCAGTCCGCGTCGTCGTGGACGGAGACGGGCAGCGGCGGCTCGCGCGAGGGCCGCGAGGCGCGCGAGGCGCCGGCGCGCGAgggccgccgcgcgcgccgcgccgacGACGCGCCCTGCACGCCGCCGCCCAAGCGCGCGCGCTCCTCCGACCTCTACCAGGCGCAGATGAAGACCAGGTTGCTACCACTGCATTACTACCCTCCCAGCATTCCTCCCCTGCCATCTCCGTCTTACCGCCGACTCGTCGTCGGTGACGATGTCGAGCTGCCTTCGGAAGTTATTGAAATGTGGCGTCGTTTTGTAAATGTGGGCGGTGATTTATATTTACGGCACTTAGtcgtctattaaaaaaaaaatagggtgACTAGTAAAAAACGAGCACGCGATGTAGTGAGCGGTTAGCCATAGAGGAGATCCGAGTAGTATAAAATcttagaaatgtttaaaaaaatgtatgaccacaaaaaaatatgtaaattctaatTGTTTGTACAGAAATGCCGTCATCGAACCGGTACGGTAATTGCAGGAGACCATGTAGAGAATAGAAATGCGAATTTAAATTGccatttccaaattttgtcattaAAGACCGATTTTCTGAATTTAGGCATGGCCTATAAATGGCTGACGTGAGAATTGTCTCGCTGATTCACTAATCGGTAATGAACCAAAATATGTGATAATGTTATAGAGCTTAAGGTAAaagaatcattattaatattatgaatagtcTTTCCTATTGACGATGAACTTCGGAGAAGTAAATTTCCTTTAATAGAgaggtaataataaaatgtttcctATTCCGGACTCGTGAATGAGATcatcgtttaaattaaattgtaaaacatattGCCTTTATATTTCTGAATCTCAATAAATAGTAACAATTTTAGAAGTGAACTAGGCAAACATTAGTACGTCCTCTAACTGTATATATAAGTCGATTTCGTAAAGTTGTATCTGATATGCAACAttgactataaattataaaacctaAAGGATAATCTACATAgcatatatctatatctatataggATGTCGATTCGATAGCATGTCGATTTTCAACATTTCcggagtaaaataaaaagttagttcttacagaatagataaaataaaaatataggtttCTCTTTCTTCCGTAGGATTTAAAAGgctaataagttattttatcctGTCGTTAGTTCTAGTGGCTTTTagaccaatttttattttattatggaatTATCTATTAAGAAAACTAGTCAAGTGATAACCATTGCTTGAGCGGTCAACGTTCACGGCTCCTTAACTCAGTTAAAGCTAGAGGTGAAGCAATTCGGAGTTGGTAGTTCATAGTGAGCGATGCTTATAAGAGATTTCCTTTACTGGTGTAGGACGGAGCAGCTGCTGGCGGCGCAGGGCGCGAGTCCCGAGCGGCTCGGCACCAACGGACACGAACTGGCCCTCTTCAGCCAAGCCTTGGAAACCGTACAGAACCCGCACCTCTCCGGAGTCTCCAACAATTTGGTAGGATTGAGGCTCAGGTCAACTTAAACATTCAATACATTTTCTAGAGAcaaatttaatgacattttttttttatatttgttcaaataaaCCCATTAAAACATGGAGCTAATTGATATTGTCGTTAAAGCGTCATTTGAGTGTTTCCTAATATGTTACAATTTCTCAAAGTTAGttcaatagtttaattaaatcaaaataattggtGCGTCCCTCGCGGTACACTATGGTAATGGGTAGATAGTAGATACAAACATACATTCTCCAAATTTtgctctaaatttattttaacttcattattttgttctattagttattatatgataagaattaaataattaattattaggtaAAGGCAAATAAAATGCGTTTCGTGTCATACTGAACTTACTAGCTAAGATTAAATGGAAAGgaaatacttaatttgtgtgtgttttataGTCAGGAGATGGCGAAGAGTCGTCTTCAGACGCCGGCGCGAGCGATACGGAAGGAGAAAACAGAGCCAAGCAAGAACCAGTGGACTACGACGACCCGGCGACCATGGCCAACACTAACGGAGCGCTCCCTCATAACTTCCCCGGACTTCTAAATTTACCAGGTCCGTAAGGCCGCCGCATAGTAGCTTTGCTCGAATGATCGACACAGGTTaaaggttatatttaatattacaggaTTTCCGGGACTCCCAGGACCCTCAGGAATACCAGATAATTTCGGTGAGTACGTGTTTTATGCACTAACATTCTCATTACGTGACTCAGTAGCGACATTAACTGTTTACCGATCGATATAATTGCAATTAGATTCGACAAAAGAAATAATTCGAAACCCAATAACGTTAATGATTTGTAATTCAAAAACTATCGGCGTCATTAATCGTTCATTACCGAGTCACGTATCGCACGTTTTCAATAACACTAACAACCGAATGACCAAATGCGACCGATCGATCTCTATCACTAAACCGAATCGTCGGGCACCAATAGTTCCAAAATCGAGAATCGATAAAAGATAGCAACAGTGGAAGTCTATCGGCGACCCGCGTCGCCCCGCATGGTCCCGTAAGGTCCCGTGAGGTCCCGTGAGGTCCCGTGAGGTCCCGTAAGGTGTCCCGCCGTGccgtatcgtatcgtatcgcACCGCGGACGTATCGGAGCTCGGAACTGACGGGAGTCGTCTGCCCCAGGAGCGAGCTGGGCGGGCGAGGCGGCGGGCGCCAAGGACGAGCGCTTCTTCGGCGCCGGCCTCGCTAACGGTGAGCCCGGCAAGCCCGCGTGCCCCGAGTGCGGCAAGCTGTACAGCAACAACAGCAACCTCAAGCAGCACATCCTCAACGTGCACGCGGCGCGCGACCTCTCGCACTCGTGCCCCGTCTGCGGCAAGGGCTTCAAGACGCGCCAGTACATGCAGATACACATGAACTCCATACACGGCGTCAAGCAGAGGAGGCGCGAGCCCGCCCCGTCCGCGGAGCCCGACCGATACACTCACAGTAGCGCTTAAGCGACCGCACGCGGACTGTTCTAACCGCCGCCTCTGTGTTACAGGGGCGGCTCTCGCGGGCGGGGCGGCGATGGGCTACCGGCCGCAGTGTCCGCTCTGCGGCCGCGTCTACTCCTCCACCTCCAACCTGCGCCAGCATATGCTCAATGTGCACTCGCAGACCGACCGCGACCAGTGGTTCCCCTGCCAGCACTGCGGCAAGAAGTGCAAAACGAAGCATTACCTCATCAACCACCAGCTGCAAGCGCACGGCATCCGCCAGCGACAGAACTCCTAGAGTCGGCGCGCGCCCCCCGCGCCTCCGGGGCCTGTGCCCCTAGGGGCCCCGCCCCCCGGGCCCCCGTCCGCCGTCTGGTGGTAGCGAGGGCCCGTCTCGTGCCAATGACCCGCCGTAGGGACCGCGGACCGAACTTTACCGATATACTATATTTgatataacgtaatatttttagacCGTTTATCGTGAACGTCGTCGCGTAGTAGGGCCGATCGTCGGATTTGCCAACCGTTCTCGACGTTGAGTAATTTGGTGCTGTGGGCATTGCAGATGCCGCGGCGCGGGACGCGTTGGCAAAGCCGGCGATAGGCGAATACGGCGAGGGGAGGGGGGCGGGGAGCGAGTTGCTAAAGTACCTGGAGGGGGGCGACTGCAAGAGCTCGCGGCTGCAGTGTCCGCTGTGCTTCGTGAGCCTGGAGTCGCTGGCGCTGGCGCGGCGGCACCTGGAGGCGCACTACCCGCGGGACAGCCCCGTGTGCCCCGTGGCGTCCTGTGCGAGATACTTCGCGCATCCTAACTCGGTCCGCAACCACATGAGGATTAAGCATCGCCGCCAGTGGGAGAAGATGAAAACGTTGAAATGGAGCTGCGGCTGGGCGAACTAACGTCCGTGACGCGAGCGGCAGGGGAAGGGGGACTTGTTCGTTATTCGGCAAAACTTGCTAAAACGGCTGTGAATCGGAACTACGAGTGGGGCTTTTTATATGTTACTGAGGAACCCAGAAAACGATGATCTCCACGATGCATTTTCATATTCAGCATTAAATATGTTCGTACGTAAACGATGTATAAACCGGTAGGGTAAATCgactgaaaattatttttgtagtagTTATAGactgatattatttaagtatatgtatatctcGGGAGATGCTGTAGCGATCTGCGAACGATGTCGTTAAGTTAGGGCCATATATACGGCTGGTATGTTACAGAAAAGTCATTCGATTTTTTTGCATCGAGAGCATTTAGCTACAGATGTTCTGAGCGTTAGTTTTGTAAAGCGCATTATGACTTGTGATGATTGGTGCCATTGATAGATTACGAAATGCAACTGAGTGAGACGACCATTCCGTATCTTTCTCGAATGTGTCTAACTTCCATTGTTGCTATTATTTCTTGTAGGTTTGTGTTTTATCTGTCGTTAAGTTCCTAGTTATGTCCTGATGTTACTGCGAGActcttttattgatttaaagtatttcatagatatattattatatttgttcaatATGAACGCACAATATGTTCggtatttatttgatgtttaactgacattttagatattttttatgtaacaatcAGGACCTTTCGAACCCATCTTCGGTTCATAGCAGAGTTCGGTACAGAAACTTCTAAATTAGTActagaattttattacaatggAGATTAATTTTGGCTAATAATTGTCACtgatattaatcattttataaatatgattatagtTTTTTAGTGGTTGCAGGTTTACGAAGTGCCTAGAAAAAACTGAAGTATCTGTACCGTGCTTCgctctatgtatattttcgaccATAGATAAGACAATacgaaatagattttaatgaaatcgaaTGCCTTTAAACGCAATAGTTAATATGTTCACAAGTGATaggctttattttttaaaagatgttCGTTTAGAGCCCTGTAGGCACAGAGCACAATCAAAAACATATCTAGTCATAGTAGAACGtatgagaaataaataacacgagggatttattgtaattgtatataaaattcatattccGTTCgcatatattttcatacaaaaatgctataaagaaaatacaccaaacaataaaatttaatatatatatttttacaatataaaatttagctAGAGTACCAGGCCTAAGTTggcgtaaaaatatttaatgtatagtctatgtcaaagtcaaacgcacacaaataataaaaaattcattTCCATCGGTAATTGTtactattgtaataaataacgtattattttgttacgatTACATTTTTTAGATTCCGACATCATTTAATAATTCTGAAATAAGTAAGTGACAATACTTTTGGTTTTGTCTTTTTTGCAATCCATAATTATACATCATAtcgtttttttataacacatatatctatgatttatatttatttttcattttcatagatATATAGTTGATATatacatgaaattaaatgtaacggacaaataaaatatatatgcaataatGTACTGTGTAAAGACTGCTAGTGTATACAACGGTCGAATGCTAGGGCCGCGTGTGTCGCCCACCGTACGCCTACAAAATATATGCGATAGGAACTCGAACATAGATCTCCAAgacgattaaaataatattggtaaAATTTAGCGAGTAGTTAAAATTGTTCCTGACGCCTGTGAGGCAATGTcgtatatctttatattataaaatatttctaagcgTACAACAATGTAATTAGTCATTTCAATAACCAAATGTTCAATGTGAGTAAACGATTCTAGTTGCGATTGTCTTAGTGATACGatatatacgtaataatttaatttttacccgAAGAAATATTGTCTGCTTATAtgaaacataaacaataaaactacGAAGTAGAATtagtgcatttttatttaaattttggctATAAGAACAAGGGACACGGGATCggctttataaaaattactaactcctaatttattttattagttaataatcaGGTAAGATGATATCATCCGAAGCCAAAGCATTTGAATAACTATTTACAGTCAGTAGTATCTCTTCTCTATATCATCAGGAGGTTGCCGTCGAACTCAGGACCTGCTGCGCGTGAGAGCCACCGACCCGAGGCCTTGTCCGAAATGTGGGAAGATCTATCGATCGGCGCACACCCTGAGAACTCACCTCGAAGATAAGCATACAGTGTGTCCCGGTTACCGGTAAGTACATTTATCgtcataatacaatttaattcgtTCTCGAAATTTCAATAGGTCGTTTTTCCGGTTCACCATCTCTTTAAAGTTTATCTAACACGCCGTATGCCTCCCCAGCTGCGTGCTGTGCGGGACGGTGGCCAAGTCCCGCAACTCGCTGCACTCGCACATGTCGCGACAGCACCGCGGCATCTCCACCAAAGACCTTCCGGTGCTGCAGATGCCCACACGCTTCGACCCGGAACTCGCGAGCCAGTGAGTATGATCGTCGGAATCGATGGCAAACTCCGTCTCGTGCTCGTACGAACCGAGGCTCGACCTCGAGTCAAATGGTTCGCAAGTCCTGAGCAGCGCGTGTCCGCAGGCTGCTGGCCAAGGCGGGCGTGAAGGTGTCGGCGGAGCAGCTGCGCGCGCGCGCGTCGCCCACGGGCCCGCGCCGCGCCGACATGAAGCTGGACGCCAAGTCCGCCGCCTCCGAGACCAGCTCGCTGTGCGGCGACAACGACGACGACCTCAGCCAGTCCAAGTACCAGGACTCGCTGCCCGTCTCTCCGCCGCGTGAGTGCCCCTCTCTCCACCCTTTACTGCCCGGCTCTCTTGCTCCCGGATCGTCCCGTCTTTCGTAATCGATAGCTGATTGGGGCTTCCCTTTTTCAGATATAAACAACCTGACGAATACGACTATAACAAAAGTGCCGGCGGTGCGAGCGGTGACGGCGAAGGCGGTGGAGAACCTACCCCACGGCCTCTCGGGGATGAAACATGACGACTACCCGCCGGGGTTCGGGGGTGGTTCGGCGATATTGGACACCTATCTCCAGTACATTGGGGAGAACGTTTTTGGTGAGTGAGCTTTCGCTTCCTTTTGGAGAAGAATTATACGAAATTTTGGATGCTTACTGACTGAGGCATGGTCACTTTCAGGTATGAACGCCGCTAAATTAGCCCAAATGAACGCTATGCACATGGACAGGAAAACTTACGACGAGCCCTCCCCTCAAATGGGATCACTTCCGCCTCCTCCGACGACACTGGCCCACCAGCGTTTCCTGAAACAGATGCAGCGGCAATACACCGAGAACATGGGCAAGCCGGACATCATGCGCGACACCGACGAACCCTTAGACCTGGGCAAAGAGCGACAGAGGAACGACAGCATCAGCGAAGCGGATATCGACAAGCAGGATATGGACAAGGATATGAACAAGGATTACTACAAGGGCTACAACGACGACGACAGGAACCGAGTCAACAGCTCGGAGGCGGACCACGAGACCAGTGGTCACGACGACGGGGACTACTCCGAGGACGA comes from Vanessa atalanta chromosome 3, ilVanAtal1.2, whole genome shotgun sequence and encodes:
- the LOC125077412 gene encoding protein abrupt isoform X4, which encodes MATETARLHAGAAGEQQYSLRWNDFHSAMVSSFRRLRDEEDFVDVTLACAGATFTAHKVVLSACSPYFRRLLKANPCQHPIVILRDVHDKDMESLLRFMYQGEVHIGQEQLKEFLRAAQLLQVRGLTDVPPPAPLATLDQKASPSASSWTETGSGGSREGREAREAPAREGRRARRADDAPCTPPPKRARSSDLYQAQMKTRCRTEQLLAAQGASPERLGTNGHELALFSQALETVQNPHLSGVSNNLSGDGEESSSDAGASDTEGENRAKQEPVDYDDPATMANTNGALPHNFPGLLNLPGFPGLPGPSGIPDNFGASWAGEAAGAKDERFFGAGLANGAALAGGAAMGYRPQCPLCGRVYSSTSNLRQHMLNVHSQTDRDQWFPCQHCGKKCKTKHYLINHQLQAHGIRQRQNS
- the LOC125077412 gene encoding protein abrupt isoform X1: MATETARLHAGAAGEQQYSLRWNDFHSAMVSSFRRLRDEEDFVDVTLACAGATFTAHKVVLSACSPYFRRLLKANPCQHPIVILRDVHDKDMESLLRFMYQGEVHIGQEQLKEFLRAAQLLQVRGLTDVPPPAPLATLDQKASPSASSWTETGSGGSREGREAREAPAREGRRARRADDAPCTPPPKRARSSDLYQAQMKTRCRTEQLLAAQGASPERLGTNGHELALFSQALETVQNPHLSGVSNNLSGDGEESSSDAGASDTEGENRAKQEPVDYDDPATMANTNGALPHNFPGLLNLPGFPGLPGPSGIPDNFGGCRRTQDLLRVRATDPRPCPKCGKIYRSAHTLRTHLEDKHTVCPGYRCVLCGTVAKSRNSLHSHMSRQHRGISTKDLPVLQMPTRFDPELASQLLAKAGVKVSAEQLRARASPTGPRRADMKLDAKSAASETSSLCGDNDDDLSQSKYQDSLPVSPPHINNLTNTTITKVPAVRAVTAKAVENLPHGLSGMKHDDYPPGFGGGSAILDTYLQYIGENVFGMNAAKLAQMNAMHMDRKTYDEPSPQMGSLPPPPTTLAHQRFLKQMQRQYTENMGKPDIMRDTDEPLDLGKERQRNDSISEADIDKQDMDKDMNKDYYKGYNDDDRNRVNSSEADHETSGHDDGDYSEDEHNKIASS
- the LOC125077412 gene encoding protein abrupt isoform X3; this encodes MATETGAAGEQQYSLRWNDFHSAMVSSFRRLRDEEDFVDVTLACAGATFTAHKVVLSACSPYFRRLLKANPCQHPIVILRDVHDKDMESLLRFMYQGEVHIGQEQLKEFLRAAQLLQVRGLTDVPPPAPLATLDQKASPSASSWTETGSGGSREGREAREAPAREGRRARRADDAPCTPPPKRARSSDLYQAQMKTRCRTEQLLAAQGASPERLGTNGHELALFSQALETVQNPHLSGVSNNLSGDGEESSSDAGASDTEGENRAKQEPVDYDDPATMANTNGALPHNFPGLLNLPGFPGLPGPSGIPDNFGGCRRTQDLLRVRATDPRPCPKCGKIYRSAHTLRTHLEDKHTVCPGYRCVLCGTVAKSRNSLHSHMSRQHRGISTKDLPVLQMPTRFDPELASQLLAKAGVKVSAEQLRARASPTGPRRADMKLDAKSAASETSSLCGDNDDDLSQSKYQDSLPVSPPHINNLTNTTITKVPAVRAVTAKAVENLPHGLSGMKHDDYPPGFGGGSAILDTYLQYIGENVFGMNAAKLAQMNAMHMDRKTYDEPSPQMGSLPPPPTTLAHQRFLKQMQRQYTENMGKPDIMRDTDEPLDLGKERQRNDSISEADIDKQDMDKDMNKDYYKGYNDDDRNRVNSSEADHETSGHDDGDYSEDEHNKIASS
- the LOC125077412 gene encoding protein abrupt isoform X2 → MATETARLHAGAAGEQQYSLRWNDFHSAMVSSFRRLRDEEDFVDVTLACAGATFTAHKVVLSACSPYFRRLLKANPCQHPIVILRDVHDKDMESLLRFMYQGEVHIGQEQLKEFLRAAQLLQVRGLTDVPPPAPLATLDQKASPSASSWTETGSGGSREGREAREAPAREGRRARRADDAPCTPPPKRARSSDLYQAQMKTRTEQLLAAQGASPERLGTNGHELALFSQALETVQNPHLSGVSNNLSGDGEESSSDAGASDTEGENRAKQEPVDYDDPATMANTNGALPHNFPGLLNLPGFPGLPGPSGIPDNFGGCRRTQDLLRVRATDPRPCPKCGKIYRSAHTLRTHLEDKHTVCPGYRCVLCGTVAKSRNSLHSHMSRQHRGISTKDLPVLQMPTRFDPELASQLLAKAGVKVSAEQLRARASPTGPRRADMKLDAKSAASETSSLCGDNDDDLSQSKYQDSLPVSPPHINNLTNTTITKVPAVRAVTAKAVENLPHGLSGMKHDDYPPGFGGGSAILDTYLQYIGENVFGMNAAKLAQMNAMHMDRKTYDEPSPQMGSLPPPPTTLAHQRFLKQMQRQYTENMGKPDIMRDTDEPLDLGKERQRNDSISEADIDKQDMDKDMNKDYYKGYNDDDRNRVNSSEADHETSGHDDGDYSEDEHNKIASS